Proteins from one Maniola hyperantus chromosome 25, iAphHyp1.2, whole genome shotgun sequence genomic window:
- the LOC117993817 gene encoding pro-resilin-like, with product MKGLLMFLLVVVSTLAEPPIDNRYLPPQTFSSSPSQAYGLPGFGGQRQSGAEFRGRLSSTYGAPSRSQSLSNQYIPPRSSNQYQAPSSSYQAPISQYQAPTSQFQARSSQYQAPSSQYQARSTLNQASSLYQAPVNQYQAPSSQYGLPNQASGSAGSYVAPSQEYGLPGLGRGASQKLLGGNEFSQSRQYLPPGGRGGYDDGSNGVPANYNFEYMVLDQYSGNDFGHRESRQGDRAEGVYYVMLPDGRKQTVQYEADQDGYKPRISYEDTGRGASAGYDRNSQAYSSNQYENGPY from the exons ATGAAg ggTCTTTTGATGTTCCTCTTGGTCGTGGTTTCGACATTAGCAGAACCTCCTATTGATAAcag ATATCTTCCTCCACAAACTTTCAGTTCTTCCCCTTCCCAAGCATACGGTCTGCCAGGATTTGGGGGTCAAAGGCAGAGCGGTGCTGAGTTCAG aggACGTCTTTCCTCAACTTACGGCGCTCCATCCAGATCTCAATCTCTCTCCAACCAATACATACCTCCCCGATCATCAAATCAGTACCAAGCACCCTCTTCCTCGTACCAAGCACCAATCTCCCAGTACCAAGCTCCCACCTCCCAGTTCCAAGCACGCTCCTCCCAGTATCAGGCCCCTTCCTCCCAGTATCAAGCACGCTCCACCCTGAACCAAGCATCCTCCTTGTACCAAGCACCAGTGAACCAGTACCAAGCACCGTCATCTCAGTATGGTTTGCCGAATCAAGCTTCAGGATCAGCTGGTTCATATGTTGCACCTTCTCAAGAGTATGGATTACCTGGACTAGGAAGag GAGCCAGCCAAAAGTTGCTTGGAGGGAATGAATTCAGCCAAAGTAGACAATACCTACCACCAGGCGGCAGGGGAGGTTACGATGATGGTAGCAACGGA GTACCCGCAAACTACAATTTTGAATACATGGTCCTAGATCAGTATTCGGGCAATGACTTTGGTCATCGGGAGTCCAGGCAGGGAGACCGCGCCGAGGGAGTTTACTACGTGATGTTACCTGATGGAAGGAAACAG ACGGTACAGTACGAGGCTGACCAAGACGGATACAAACCACGAATCTCTTATGAAGATACAGGGCGTGGCGCTAGCGCAGGCTACGATAGAAACAGCCAGGCTTACAGCAGTAATCAGTACGAAAATGGACCCTATTAA